A single region of the Leishmania panamensis strain MHOM/PA/94/PSC-1 chromosome 21 sequence genome encodes:
- a CDS encoding hypothetical protein (TriTrypDB/GeneDB-style sysID: LpmP.21.0290): protein MRVYTDLGRIDKVREVLSVGLRDLDAPVELMSTSPAQYAWLGSSARRRDGGTTAAAASTSLKLQTNLLAPAAAERERRLCDTSAVIRWRRPAMLNADVFNAYFEALTRRRKYAVEEVNFVLDQMKACGVEKDALTYHYLVELHVRAGYDPTGLWEEMKQLVPEMTPLPATVQTFMLRIVPYSTDPSLVVEVTRAALRYGTAIVDKRMLTELMVQWLSPVRTPTHAESNASSGSQHTVAQASRIGLNAASSSSAVQYPPEYVLWLMLELELRCVLEKASFSQYVQRQYFTELLLRCAKCTDAGTAEQVLALMDRQAIAKTAEVLALVVWCWSQALEVEKALDLIEWMALKGYLDQVDCFRKAQIESLRYTMDRHYLMTFTDAIHTPALVERALSHLQARRQKGELVTVHTLDLLVLALARIGEERKALQLVSAYEPRWGVAPRTNTYNALLTGCSRYRSTMLHRVVYKTMKNSGVVPNVLTFRVLIRQAVTSGNIDEAIAYLEEVTTYPGLRVEVEMILPILERAARVGDGETATRVSQYSLKCDIGIDGSVLRSAIQQLTEAGQSVEVLKSQLPLHEALRSRSKAGRQRARNEVLV, encoded by the coding sequence ATGCGTGTTTACACCGACCTTGGACGTATCGACAAGGTGCGTGAGGTGCTTAGCGTGGGACTGCGCGACCTCGACGCCCCAGTGGAGCTCATGTCTACATCGCCTGCGCAATATGCGTGGCTGGGTagcagcgcgaggcggcgggatggcggcaccaccgcagctgccgccagtACCTCGCTGAAGCTGCAAACCAACCTCCTCGCCCCGGCTGCAGCTGAGAGGGAGCGCAGGCTGTGTGACACCAGCGCCGTCATTCGGTGGCGCCGGCCCGCCATGCTCAACGCCGACGTCTTCAACGCGTACTTTGAAGCCCTCACGCGCCGCAGAAAGTACGCTGTCGAGGAGGTCAACTTTGTGCTCGATCAGATGAAGGCGTGCGGGGTGGAGAAGGACGCGTTGACGTACCACTACTTGGTGGAGCTGCACGTGCGAGCAGGCTACGACCCGACCGGGTTGTGGGAAGAGATGAAGCAGCTGGTGCCAGAAATGACCCCGCTGCCTGCCACAGTACAAACGTTCATGCTGCGCATTGTGCCGTACAGCACAGACCCCTCCCTCGTGGTAGAGGTAACACGCGCCGCTCTGCGGTACGGCACCGCCATCGTGGACAAGCGCATGCTAACTGAGCTGATGGTGCAGTGGCTGAGCCCGGTgcgcacccccacccacgctGAGAGTAAcgcaagcagcggcagccagcATACCGTGGCGCAGGCATCTCGCATTGGACTCAAtgccgcctcgtcgtcctctgcAGTGCAGTACCCACCGGAGTACGTGCTGTGGCTTAtgctggagctggagctgcgctgcgtcttGGAGAAGGCGAGCTTTAGCCAATACGTTCAGCGCCAGTACTTTAcggagttgctgctgcgctgcgccaagTGCACCGACGCGGGTACAGCGGAGCAGGTGCTTGCACTGATGGACAGGCAAGCCATCGCCAAGacggcagaggtgctggcgctggttGTGTGGTGCTGGTCGCAGGCACTCGAGGTTGAGAAGGCGCTCGACCTTATCGAATGGATGGCGCTCAAAGGCTACCTCGACCAGGTCGACTGCTTCCGCAAGGCGCAGATCGAGTCGCTGCGCTACACGATGGACCGCCACTACCTCATGACATTCACCGATGCCATCCACACGCCGGCTCTGGTGGAGCGTGCGCTGTCGCACCTGCAGGCACGCCGGCAGAAGGGCGAGCTGGTGACGGTGCACACACTTGACTTGCTGGTGCTGGCTCTGGCTCGCATCGGCGAGGAGCGCAAGGCGTTGCAGCTTGTCTCCGCCTACGAGCCTAGATGGGGAGTGGCGCCGCGGACGAACACATACAACGCCCTCCTCACCGGCTGCTCGCGCTACCGCAGCACgatgctgcaccgcgtggTGTACAAGACGATGAAGAACAGCGGAGTTGTGCCAAACGTGCTGACGTTTCGCGTGCTGATTCGCCAGGCCGTGACGTCCGGCAACATCGACGAGGCCATCGCCTACCTGGAAGAGGTCACCACCTACCCTGGGCTACGGGTTGAGGTGGAGATGATCCTGCCTATTCTGGAAAGAGCCGCCCGCGTCGGCGACGGGGAGACGGCCACCCGCGTCAGCCAGTATTCTCTCAAGTGCGACATCGGCATCGACGGCagcgtgctgcgcagcgccataCAGCAACTGACCGAGGCAGGGCAAAGCGTAGAGGTGCTGAAGAGCCAACTGCCGCTGCACGAAGCGCTGCGTTCGCGCTCCAAGGCGGGTCGCCAGCGCGCCCGCAACGAAGTGCTCGTGTAA
- a CDS encoding protein kinase, putative (TriTrypDB/GeneDB-style sysID: LpmP.21.0300): MATVDTVKGRYSSYKLLNEVGRGGSALVYHAQDVATHKDVAVKQLFGNRPQDMEDWLREVDALHSLNSHHCPHVVKYVDHMQQHDRLFLVEEFTEHGSLLRRLKKKGRFAEGIVCQYVYQVLTALYHMAPWGVVHGDLKASNILLFDGDVVKLNDFALRSRAEDEHEDAERHITASSTSSAEASSLTRGSRAGRSTSEEGAGIALSGFRGSAYWAAPEVLSGASKATAASDIWSVGCLVVELLTGTPPYFERTIHNAIYHILKGYYEVVGESEPGRCGAGGTSRAVARSAAPSATTGPGDDDGPRGPRKKKNGVKDASGAGLPKVDAASARKTTAATNTPSPAKEVADAARTAASGGTASAVDRHEVAASLCEVTLLPPLPKDLHVSNECMSFLRMCFRPRAADRPSAGELLHEPWFLNCAVPQLLRAAREGRPMNGTTGDEIIAGSSGSRFGVIEQWVERNLACDDESRCEAWLNSDALPLLVPVLTPRIMTPKYIGDVMGRFSHFAEGGSSLATLFLNRLGSTDLWGVEELTSACDADHLATLFRRCCATQDAQVSVYTPTDPRALRFVLGLEKEKVLACVRALHSRLVLEPAAVAVTTTARSPTAVTDDAAVDLNDRSPTSCGPAAPAHVTSACASASLQEQHEEQQYACERLLSDGGAAVLCQCVEAQCKAAFLSNIAPIMGWDTINLLVDVLSTIEPLACGQMLLWGIRSGHSSLNTTGGAGSGSGASVVRSLTVAVTPRGGRGGEMNSTWDKSSPATGAPSLSSPLLGNPQGSMSAAGSGGQLNSLSSTMGLGHRTVSGLSPEPVEWITSMSWLLAVQEAARHLCEAAVRLLTRYIPVARECRAEHLEKAGVSLTATLVLVASSEVVSTEMRCAAVEALPQLQASSLRAARYLRDPVRCIALLALTLKRSYGVPALTSCLLTAITTMTTEKQMLAACTSCPWVWEALVSLLGEVEAADNTVAADCNRSQSVSHRVANTNVGPSEEGDAPSALPVVLASPTAVKSPSASSSSSSSSASAAFADIIVVLSRWFAEVTPTALLSSAAAAAAASASGALPALGHSAAPPPLSVLFQSLRRQLIALSQNSLVCHGDLMPNIAKVLRHLTPLEAAAVAASTPTVTVA; the protein is encoded by the coding sequence ATGGCCACCGTAGACACCGTCAAAGGGCGGTACTCGTCCTACAAGCTGCTCAACGAGGTcggccgcggtggcagcgcactCGTATACCATGCGCAAGACGTGGCCACACACAAGGATGTTGCCGTGAAGCAGCTCTTCGGCAACCGGCCGCAGGACATGGAGGACTGGCTACGCGAGGTGGACGCCCTTCACTCACTTAACAGCCATCACTGCCCGCACGTGGTGAAGTACGTGGACCACATGCAGCAACACGATCGACTCTTCCTCGTGGAAGAGTTCACCGAGCAcgggtcgctgctgcgacgtctgaagaagaaaggcagaTTTGCGGAGGGCATTGTTTGCCAATACGTCTATCAGGTCCTGACCGCCCTGTACCACATGGCCCCGTGGGGCGTCGTACACGGCGACCTGAAGGCGTCCAACATCCTTCTCTTCGATGGGGATGTTGTGAAGCTGAACGACTTTGCACTGCGCTCGCGTGCCGAGGACGAACACGAGGATGCAGAGCGGCACATCACTGCTTCCTCCACGTCGTCTGCCGAAGCATCGTCCCTCACGAGGGGCAGCCGCGCTGGGAGAAGCACTAGTGAAGAGGGTGCTGGCATCGCCCTCTCGGGGTTCCGTGGCTCCGCCTACTGGGCAGCGCCGGAGGTCCTCAGCGGCGCCTCTAaggcaacggcggcgagcGACATCTGGTCGGTGGGCTGTCtcgtggtggagctgctgacgGGCACCCCGCCGTACTTCGAACGCACCATCCACAACGCCATCTATCACATCCTCAAGGGCTATTACGAGGTGGTCGGCGAAAGCGAGCCCGGCCGttgcggtgctggcggcacCTCGCGCGCCGTCGCCCGCTCCGCGGCCCCAAGTGCCACAACGGGCCCTGGCGACGATGACGGACCGCGCGGGCcgcggaagaagaagaacggAGTGAAGGATGCGAGTGGTGCGGGGTTACCAAAGGTGGATGCTGCGTccgcgaggaagacgacggcagcgacgaacACTCCCAGTCCGgcgaaggaggtggcggatgCGGCCAGGACAGCGGCATCTGGGGGCACTGCAAGTGCAGTAGACCGACATGAAGTGGCCGCATCTCTCTGTGAGGTGACACTTCTTCCACCGCTTCCCAAGGATCTGCACGTCAGCAACGAGTGTATGTCGTTTCTACGGATGTGCTTCCGCCCCCGCGCGGCGGACCGGCCGTCGGCTGGAGAGCTGCTCCATGAGCCGTGGTTCCTGAACtgcgcggtgccgcagctTCTGCGAGCGGCGCGGGAAGGTCGGCCTATGAACGGAACCACAGGGGACGAGATCatcgccggcagcagcggcagccgctttGGGGTGATCGAGCAGTGGGTGGAACGCAACCTGGCTTGTGATGACGAGAGTCGGTGCGAGGCGTGGCTGAACagcgacgcgctgccgctgctggtccCGGTGTTGACCCCGCGTATTATGACACCCAAGTACATTGGAGACGTAATGGGGCGCTTTTCCCACTTTGCCGAGGGTGGTTCATCCTTGGCGACGCTCTTTCTAAACCGGCTGGGGTCGACCGATCTctggggggtggaggagttgACGTCGGCGTGCGACGCGGACCACCTCGCCACACTCTTccggcggtgctgtgcgaCGCAAGATGCACAGGTGTCCGTGTACACTCCGACAGACCCGCGTGCACTGCGCTTCGTCTTGGGcctggagaaggaaaaggtcCTGgcatgtgtgcgcgcgctgcacTCGCGCCTCGTGCTGGAGccggcggctgtggcggtgaCTACGACTGCGAGATCGCCGACCGCCGTCACGGACGATGCCGCAGTTGATCTGAACGACCGCTCCCCCACCTCGTGTGgccccgcagcgcctgcgcatgTGACTTCGGCTTGCGCGTCGGCATCTCTTCAAGAACAGCACGAGGAACAACAGTATGCCTGTGAACGGCTActcagcgacggcggcgcggcggtgctgtgccAGTGCGTCGAGGCACAGTGCAAGGCTGCCTTCTTGAGTAACATAGCGCCGATAATGGGGTGGGACACGATTAACCTTTTGGTTGACGTGCTCTCCACCATCGAGCCACTGGCGTGTGGGCAGATGCTGCTGTGGGGGATCAGGAGTGGCCACAGCTCCCTGAACACCACTGGAGGCGCAGGTAGTGGTAGTGGAGCTTCGGTTGTTAGATCACTGACGGTGGCGGTAACCCCACGCGgaggacgaggtggcgaGATGAACAGCACCTGGGACAAGTCATCGCCAGCGACGGGTGCCCCATCTTTGTCGTCACCGCTCTTGGGGAACCCACAGGGATCAATGTCGGCGGCAGGCAGTGGCGGCCAGCTGAACTCCCTAAGCAGCACCATGGGCTTGGGGCACCGCACTGTCAGTGGGCTTTCACCAGAGCCAGTGGAGTGGATCACCTCCATGTCGTGGCTGCTCGCAGTGCAGGAAGCGGCGCGGCACCTgtgcgaggcagcggtgcgcctgCTTACCCGCTACATCCCTGTTGCCAGAGAGTGCAGAGCCGAGCATCTCGAGAAGGCTGGTGTCAGCCTAACGGCAACGCTGGTCCTCGTAGCCTCGAGCGAGGTGGTCAGCACCGAGATGCGATGCGCAGCCGTCGAAGCTCTGCCACAACTGCAGGCGAGCTCTCTCCGTGCGGCTCGGTACCTGCGCGACCCAGTGCGATGTATTGCTCTGCTGGCCCTCACCCTGAAGAGGTCTTACGGTGTCCCTGCCCTGACATCGTGTCTGCTCACAGCCATCACCACCATGACGACCGAGAAGCAGATGCTAGCGgcctgcaccagctgccCGTGGGTGTGGGAGGCACTAGTGTCCTTGTTGGGGGAGGTGGAAGCAGCCGACAATACCGTTGCCGCCGATTGCAACCGTAGCCAATCGGTCTCCCACAGAGTCGCTAACACCAACGTTGGCCCGTCCGAGGAGGGTGACGCCCCGTCTGCTTTACCAGTAGTATTGGCAAGCCCTACAGCAGTCAAATCACCtagcgcaagcagcagcagcagcagcagcagcgcttccgcTGCCTTTGCCGACATTATCGTTGTTCTCTCGCGTTGGTTCGCAGAGGTGACaccgacagcgctgctgagcagtgcagcggcagcggcagcggcttcgGCATCGGGGGCATTGCCTGCCCTCGGTCATTCAGCcgcgcccccacccctctctgtgttgttTCAGTCACTTCGCCGTCAGCTCATAGCGCTGTCGCAGAACAGTCTTGTCTGTCATGGTGATCTCATGCCGAATATAGcaaaggtgctgcggcatTTGACTCCTCtcgaagccgccgccgtcgccgcgtcAACGCCGACAGTGACGGTGGCATGA